A region from the Acyrthosiphon pisum isolate AL4f chromosome A1, pea_aphid_22Mar2018_4r6ur, whole genome shotgun sequence genome encodes:
- the LOC100573184 gene encoding class A basic helix-loop-helix protein 15 isoform X2, producing the protein MPATSDLQSEEEMLDGLQLRGRSFDVSTDHSRSPSTDDGDSESSDEKSRRPVAGKRKRRASIDEDDGDEPIATKTRKCRRSIRQRQSVEVLTAKDRNLRRLESNERERLRMHSLNDAFEKLREVVPHVKMGRKLSKLETLTLAKNYIMALTNVICEMRGEQKPFTFDDPDQAENDYASSNDGGFESGNSTKTPTNLEQELLSSD; encoded by the exons ATGCCGGCCACGAGTGATCTCCAATCAGAAGAAGAAATGTTAGACGGACTTCAACTTCGTGGACGATCTTTCGACGTTTCTACTGATCACTCAAGATCACCTAGCACAGACGATG gcgATTCGGAGAGTTCAGACGAGAAATCACGAAGGCCTGTGGCGGGCAAGCGAAAACGACGGGCGAGCATAGACGAGGATGACGGCGACGAACCGATTGCGACGAAAACGAGAAAATGTCGCAGGAGCATCCGGCAAAGGCAATCGGTGGAGGTGTTGACGGCCAAAGACCGAAACTTACGAAGGTTGGAGAGCAACGAACGCGAACGATTACGCATGCACTCATTGAACGATGCATTCGAG AAATTGCGCGAAGTGGTGCCTCACGTAAAAATGGGACGTAAACTATCAAAGTTGGAAACATTGACATTGGCAAAAAACTACATAATGGCATTGACTAACGTCATATGTGAAATGAGAGGCGAGCAAAAACCATTTAC TTTTGACGATCCCGATCAAGCCGAAAACGACTATGCATCGAGCAACGATGGTGGATTCGAATCGGGTAATAGTACAAAAACTCCCACAAATTTGGAACAAGAGTTACTATCATCGGACTAG
- the LOC100573184 gene encoding neurogenic differentiation factor 1 isoform X1 has translation MPATSDLQSEEEMLDGLQLRGRSFDVSTDHSRSPSTDDGSFYHPDNNNVSEDDDENIKSDSESSDEKSRRPVAGKRKRRASIDEDDGDEPIATKTRKCRRSIRQRQSVEVLTAKDRNLRRLESNERERLRMHSLNDAFEKLREVVPHVKMGRKLSKLETLTLAKNYIMALTNVICEMRGEQKPFTFDDPDQAENDYASSNDGGFESGNSTKTPTNLEQELLSSD, from the exons ATGCCGGCCACGAGTGATCTCCAATCAGAAGAAGAAATGTTAGACGGACTTCAACTTCGTGGACGATCTTTCGACGTTTCTACTGATCACTCAAGATCACCTAGCACAGACGATGGTTCGTTTTACCATCCAGACAACAATAATGTGTCCGAAGACGATgacgaaaatattaaaa gcgATTCGGAGAGTTCAGACGAGAAATCACGAAGGCCTGTGGCGGGCAAGCGAAAACGACGGGCGAGCATAGACGAGGATGACGGCGACGAACCGATTGCGACGAAAACGAGAAAATGTCGCAGGAGCATCCGGCAAAGGCAATCGGTGGAGGTGTTGACGGCCAAAGACCGAAACTTACGAAGGTTGGAGAGCAACGAACGCGAACGATTACGCATGCACTCATTGAACGATGCATTCGAG AAATTGCGCGAAGTGGTGCCTCACGTAAAAATGGGACGTAAACTATCAAAGTTGGAAACATTGACATTGGCAAAAAACTACATAATGGCATTGACTAACGTCATATGTGAAATGAGAGGCGAGCAAAAACCATTTAC TTTTGACGATCCCGATCAAGCCGAAAACGACTATGCATCGAGCAACGATGGTGGATTCGAATCGGGTAATAGTACAAAAACTCCCACAAATTTGGAACAAGAGTTACTATCATCGGACTAG